The following proteins come from a genomic window of Methanosarcina sp. MTP4:
- the aqpZ gene encoding aquaporin Z, translating into MNLIHRFSAELIGTFWLVLGGCGSAVLAAGFPELGIGFAGVALAFGLTVLTMAFAIGHISGCHLNPAVTVGLFIGGRFPAKDIVPYIIAQLAGAISAAIVLALIAGGQPGFDLVESGFAANGYGAHSPGGYSLLAALVCELVMTFMFLFIILGSTDIRAPPGFAPIAIGLGLTLIHLISIPVTNTSVNPARSTSQALFVGGWAIQQLWLFWLAPIVGGALAGIAYRTVGGDAGSDTEE; encoded by the coding sequence ATGAACTTAATACATCGATTCTCAGCAGAGCTTATAGGTACTTTCTGGCTGGTCCTCGGGGGCTGCGGAAGCGCAGTTCTGGCGGCCGGCTTCCCGGAGCTTGGCATCGGCTTTGCCGGTGTCGCCCTGGCTTTCGGACTGACCGTCCTGACGATGGCTTTTGCGATCGGGCACATCTCGGGCTGCCACCTCAACCCGGCTGTCACGGTCGGCCTGTTCATAGGCGGCCGCTTTCCTGCAAAGGACATCGTCCCGTACATCATTGCACAGCTGGCAGGAGCTATCTCCGCCGCTATTGTGCTCGCGCTGATCGCCGGCGGCCAGCCCGGTTTCGATCTGGTCGAAAGTGGTTTTGCGGCTAACGGTTATGGGGCACACTCACCCGGAGGGTACTCGTTGCTCGCAGCGCTGGTCTGTGAGCTCGTGATGACTTTCATGTTTCTCTTCATCATTCTCGGCTCAACCGACATCCGCGCCCCACCCGGTTTTGCTCCGATCGCCATCGGGCTCGGGCTGACCCTGATCCACCTGATCAGCATTCCGGTGACAAACACCTCAGTGAACCCGGCCCGCAGCACATCACAGGCACTATTCGTTGGCGGCTGGGCAATTCAGCAGCTGTGGCTGTTCTGGCTGGCACCGATAGTCGGAGGGGCTCTAGCTGGCATTGCATATCGTACGGTCGGAGGTGACGCTGGATCAGATACAGAAGAATAA
- a CDS encoding MarC family protein — translation MDLESLDFYVVFDLFILLLIGMGPKIALVPFLDLTAGMEKEMQKKVAGQMVKTAVGVALVLVFLGSLLMRLLHFSPGAVSIAGGLILMLLALHMLIGAGGSEEHKEKAASRDPMQMALYPLAVPYLLNPAGIAVLVTVSDQLDSLLMFALVAGLVLLMGVIDMAVFKNMDKLAKQLDPSRLMVTEAVFGVLLAALAVQLVLDGLETLGIISGLPGH, via the coding sequence ATGGATCTTGAGAGCCTTGATTTTTATGTTGTTTTTGACCTGTTTATTTTGCTCCTGATCGGCATGGGCCCGAAAATCGCACTTGTGCCCTTTCTGGACCTGACCGCAGGCATGGAAAAGGAGATGCAAAAGAAAGTGGCGGGACAGATGGTAAAAACGGCTGTTGGCGTTGCCCTGGTCCTGGTCTTTCTGGGCTCGCTGCTGATGAGGCTCCTGCACTTTAGCCCGGGAGCGGTATCTATCGCCGGGGGCCTCATCCTGATGCTGCTTGCCCTTCACATGCTGATAGGGGCCGGAGGATCGGAGGAACACAAAGAAAAAGCGGCTTCCCGGGACCCGATGCAGATGGCTCTCTATCCTCTTGCAGTACCCTACCTGCTAAACCCGGCGGGAATTGCCGTGCTTGTCACCGTTTCCGACCAGCTCGACTCGCTGCTTATGTTTGCTCTTGTGGCAGGGCTTGTCCTCCTTATGGGTGTGATCGACATGGCGGTTTTCAAAAACATGGACAAACTGGCAAAGCAACTGGACCCTTCCCGTTTGATGGTTACGGAGGCTGTTTTTGGCGTCCTGCTGGCGGCACTGGCGGTGCAGCTGGTACTGGACGGTCTGGAAACGTTAGGCATCATTTCCGGGCTTCCGGGACATTAA
- a CDS encoding alpha/beta hydrolase fold domain-containing protein produces the protein MATLTVWKFDNPTSAGEALDKLESLQKQQLIEIQDAAVVEWQPGEKEPKTRQAVSLTGPGALGGAFWGMLFGLLFFMPFFGMAVGAVLGAFAGRYSDYGIDDNFIKSVRAKVTEGTSALFLLTVTGSAAADKLQDELKGKMGSLIESNLTNVQEAKLREAFGEQKTAWQIGPRTLPPPDGASDFMRDAIAITPQPDPAKVQIEPQSEAEWLAVIAQLDEGKLDMAREISKQFSVSVEHDMIEGVNVYHVTPSEIDPRLEDKLFVHTHGGAFVLNGGEVCTLEAIVIAHLAKVRVLSIDYRMPPLHPAPTARNDVLSVYQHLLKTRPARSVAMGGSSGGANLTMGLVQHLIELGIDVPGALFLGTPGADMSKTGDSWYINDGIDRNLVTYDGFVAACIRLYANGRDLKDTLVSPLYGDFHGFPPTLLITGTRDLLLSATARTHIKLHQAGVVADILVYDGTAHADYVGVLGSPESDHAFAELKAFLLQHLQ, from the coding sequence ATGGCAACATTAACTGTTTGGAAATTCGATAATCCTACCAGTGCAGGCGAAGCACTGGACAAGCTGGAGAGCTTACAAAAACAACAACTGATTGAAATTCAAGATGCGGCTGTTGTTGAATGGCAACCTGGCGAAAAGGAACCCAAAACCCGGCAAGCGGTGAGCCTGACCGGGCCCGGGGCACTCGGCGGCGCATTTTGGGGCATGCTCTTTGGCCTGCTCTTTTTTATGCCCTTCTTTGGCATGGCTGTAGGCGCGGTCCTGGGTGCTTTCGCGGGCCGTTATAGCGACTACGGCATTGATGACAACTTTATCAAATCAGTGCGTGCTAAGGTAACTGAAGGAACCTCGGCCCTATTCTTGCTTACCGTTACCGGTAGTGCTGCCGCAGATAAGCTGCAAGATGAACTCAAAGGCAAAATGGGGAGCCTGATTGAGTCTAATCTGACCAACGTGCAGGAAGCCAAACTGCGTGAAGCCTTTGGCGAGCAGAAAACTGCATGGCAGATCGGCCCCCGCACATTGCCGCCGCCTGATGGCGCCAGTGATTTCATGCGAGATGCCATCGCCATCACCCCACAACCTGATCCGGCGAAGGTGCAGATCGAACCCCAGAGCGAAGCTGAATGGCTTGCGGTTATCGCGCAATTGGACGAAGGTAAGCTCGACATGGCGCGAGAAATCAGCAAACAGTTTTCGGTATCCGTTGAACACGATATGATCGAGGGAGTCAACGTTTATCATGTGACACCTTCAGAGATAGATCCCAGGTTGGAGGATAAATTATTTGTCCACACTCATGGGGGCGCCTTTGTTTTGAACGGGGGTGAAGTATGCACCCTCGAAGCCATAGTGATTGCCCATCTGGCCAAGGTTAGAGTACTGTCCATTGACTACCGCATGCCGCCTCTGCATCCCGCACCGACCGCGAGGAACGATGTGTTGAGCGTCTATCAACACCTCCTAAAAACGCGACCAGCACGCTCAGTGGCTATGGGTGGCTCTTCGGGTGGCGCCAATCTCACCATGGGGCTGGTGCAGCACTTGATCGAGCTGGGTATTGACGTACCCGGCGCGCTCTTCCTGGGTACGCCTGGCGCTGACATGAGCAAGACAGGTGACTCCTGGTACATCAATGACGGTATCGACCGGAACCTGGTCACCTATGATGGATTCGTCGCGGCTTGTATCCGACTCTATGCGAACGGTCGTGATTTGAAAGATACGCTGGTCTCTCCTCTGTATGGCGACTTTCATGGTTTCCCGCCCACACTCCTAATTACGGGGACTCGAGACTTGCTCTTGAGCGCCACTGCTCGCACCCATATCAAACTCCATCAAGCGGGCGTAGTAGCCGATATCCTCGTATATGACGGCACTGCCCATGCGGATTACGTAGGCGTGCTGGGCTCACCTGAGTCGGATCACGCTTTTGCTGAGCTAAAAGCGTTTCTATTGCAGCATCTTCAATAA
- a CDS encoding aminoacyl-histidine dipeptidase, with amino-acid sequence MHPKTRQILETFEEINKIPRCSKYEKKIALWLEDWARSRGFEVKTDLVNNLLIKVPATPGYENSPTLVLQGHMDMVCEKSKGSAHDFSRDPVECVYDGDWLKGNGTSIGADNGIALAIAMVLAQTGKAGEIEHPSLELLFTVDEETGLTGAMALEPGFFAGRVLMNLDSEDEGVFTVGCAGGLNTRITLPLEYEPFDYANGFGFFKLSVEGLKGGHSGVEIHRQRANAVQLLARALAGVRDKSGETGPGILRLVSLNGGSTHNSIPNFAEVFFALKRSEFDRVKGLVYRFGKTFRAEYARSDPDIRLDLEEVEMGVIYEITETEIHEKEVPLDRVLTENSDSGLLKLLLALPHGVYRMSDRIQGLVETSNNLAMVRTGDDEVEVLSSQRSSVMSRLDEITGRIEAVAELVGAEVRHENGYPAWEPDLESDLLSRCKAAYTSVFEEDPSIEVVHAGLECGVIGSKCGLRGGKGNPGDSGGENGDGKYSIGEDDEGGMEMISIGPTIKYPHSPDEKIYIPSIEKIWAFLEKLLKSYR; translated from the coding sequence ATGCACCCTAAAACCCGACAAATCCTCGAAACTTTTGAAGAAATCAATAAAATCCCGCGCTGCTCGAAGTACGAAAAAAAGATTGCCCTCTGGCTTGAGGACTGGGCCAGGTCCCGGGGTTTTGAGGTAAAAACCGATCTCGTTAACAATTTGCTGATAAAGGTCCCGGCGACCCCGGGGTATGAAAATTCTCCTACCCTTGTTTTGCAGGGGCACATGGACATGGTCTGTGAGAAGAGCAAGGGCTCGGCCCATGACTTTTCCAGAGACCCGGTTGAGTGTGTGTATGACGGGGACTGGCTAAAGGGAAACGGTACTTCCATCGGGGCGGACAACGGGATTGCGCTTGCAATTGCCATGGTCCTGGCGCAAACCGGAAAGGCGGGAGAGATCGAGCACCCGTCGCTTGAGCTGCTCTTTACGGTGGACGAGGAAACCGGGCTTACCGGGGCGATGGCGCTTGAGCCGGGTTTCTTTGCAGGAAGGGTTCTGATGAACCTGGACTCCGAGGACGAAGGGGTCTTTACCGTCGGGTGTGCGGGGGGGCTGAATACACGGATTACGCTGCCTTTAGAGTACGAGCCTTTCGATTACGCGAACGGGTTCGGGTTCTTCAAGCTCTCCGTTGAGGGCCTCAAAGGTGGGCATTCAGGAGTCGAGATCCATAGGCAGCGGGCAAATGCCGTCCAGCTGCTCGCCCGGGCCCTGGCGGGAGTCCGGGATAAATCCGGGGAGACAGGTCCGGGGATCCTCAGGCTCGTTTCCCTGAACGGGGGAAGTACCCACAATTCGATCCCCAATTTTGCGGAGGTTTTTTTTGCGCTTAAAAGGAGCGAGTTCGACCGGGTAAAGGGGCTTGTTTACAGGTTCGGGAAAACTTTCCGGGCCGAGTATGCCAGGAGCGACCCGGATATCCGTCTGGACCTCGAGGAAGTCGAAATGGGCGTGATTTACGAAATTACCGAGACCGAAATCCACGAAAAGGAAGTTCCCCTTGACCGGGTGCTTACGGAAAACAGTGACTCAGGGCTGCTCAAGCTGCTGCTTGCTCTTCCCCACGGGGTCTACCGGATGTCGGACAGGATTCAGGGCCTGGTGGAGACCTCGAACAACCTGGCCATGGTGAGGACAGGAGACGATGAAGTGGAAGTCCTGTCTAGCCAGCGCAGTTCAGTCATGTCAAGGCTGGACGAAATTACCGGGAGGATCGAAGCCGTGGCAGAACTTGTAGGAGCCGAAGTCCGGCATGAGAACGGCTATCCCGCCTGGGAACCTGACCTTGAATCGGACCTGCTTTCCAGGTGCAAAGCGGCATATACGTCCGTTTTCGAAGAAGACCCCTCCATAGAAGTCGTGCACGCCGGACTCGAATGCGGAGTTATCGGCTCGAAATGTGGACTCCGGGGCGGAAAAGGGAACCCCGGCGATAGTGGCGGAGAGAACGGTGATGGAAAGTACAGCATCGGAGAAGACGATGAAGGAGGCATGGAGATGATTTCCATAGGCCCTACTATCAAGTATCCCCACTCTCCGGATGAGAAAATCTATATTCCTTCCATCGAAAAGATCTGGGCCTTCCTGGAAAAGCTGCTGAAGAGTTACCGCTGA
- a CDS encoding arylsulfatase, which translates to MAEKKPNILVIWGDDIGISNLSCYSDGLMGYRTPNIDRIANEGMRFTDSYGEQSCTAGRASFITGQSAFRTGLSKVGMPGAKLGIQSEDPTVAELLKAQGYATGQFGKNHLGDRDEHLPTNHGFDEFYGNLYHLNAEEEPEHPDYPPEEDFPDFRKNYAPRGVIQSYADGRIEDTGPLTRKRMETADEEFLDATVDFIKRQHKAEKPFFVWFNTTWMHFRVHVPERIRGQSGRWQSEYHDGMIEHDRQVGVLLDLLDGLGIAKDTIVVYSTDNGPHMNTWPDSAMTPFRNEKNSCWEGAFRVPQVVRWPGTIPEGTVSNEIVSHLDWLPTFLAAAGEPDVKEKLKKGYKEGDKTFKVYLDGYNLLPCLTGKEEKSPRIEFFYFSDDGDLVALRYDNWKLVFMEQRVIGTLQVWAEPFVPLRVPKMFNLRTDPYERADQTSNIYYDWLLDHAFLLVPAQGVVGDFLATFKEFPPRQKAASFTVDQAMEKLLKGIGST; encoded by the coding sequence ATGGCAGAAAAGAAACCGAACATTCTGGTCATATGGGGAGATGATATAGGAATCAGCAACCTCAGCTGCTACAGCGACGGCCTGATGGGCTACAGGACGCCAAACATCGACCGCATCGCAAATGAGGGCATGAGGTTCACCGACTCTTATGGGGAACAGAGCTGCACGGCAGGGCGAGCTTCGTTTATCACCGGGCAGAGCGCTTTTCGTACGGGGCTGAGCAAAGTGGGGATGCCCGGAGCCAAACTTGGAATTCAGTCCGAGGACCCGACCGTCGCCGAGCTCTTAAAAGCTCAGGGTTATGCTACGGGGCAGTTTGGAAAGAACCACCTTGGAGACAGGGACGAGCACCTGCCTACTAACCACGGTTTTGACGAATTCTACGGCAACCTCTACCACCTGAATGCCGAAGAAGAACCTGAACACCCTGACTATCCGCCTGAGGAGGACTTTCCTGATTTCCGTAAGAACTACGCCCCGAGGGGAGTGATCCAGAGCTATGCCGACGGCAGGATAGAGGACACCGGACCTCTGACCCGCAAGCGAATGGAAACCGCGGACGAGGAGTTCCTGGACGCAACAGTTGATTTTATCAAACGCCAGCACAAGGCGGAAAAGCCGTTCTTTGTCTGGTTCAACACCACCTGGATGCACTTCAGGGTCCATGTCCCGGAGAGGATACGGGGCCAGTCCGGGCGCTGGCAGTCGGAATACCATGACGGCATGATCGAACACGACCGGCAGGTGGGAGTGCTGCTTGACCTGCTGGACGGACTGGGCATTGCAAAAGACACCATAGTCGTCTACAGCACGGACAACGGCCCTCACATGAACACCTGGCCCGACTCAGCCATGACCCCATTCAGAAACGAGAAAAACTCCTGCTGGGAGGGGGCTTTCCGGGTACCCCAGGTGGTGAGATGGCCGGGAACGATCCCCGAAGGAACGGTTTCCAACGAGATCGTAAGCCACCTTGACTGGCTGCCAACCTTCCTTGCAGCAGCAGGCGAGCCGGATGTCAAGGAAAAGCTCAAAAAAGGCTACAAAGAAGGGGACAAAACTTTCAAAGTGTACCTTGACGGCTATAACCTGCTTCCCTGCCTTACCGGGAAGGAGGAAAAGTCCCCACGCATCGAGTTCTTCTACTTCTCCGATGACGGTGACCTGGTAGCTCTGAGGTACGATAACTGGAAACTTGTCTTTATGGAGCAGCGCGTCATCGGCACGTTGCAGGTCTGGGCTGAACCTTTTGTCCCCCTGCGCGTCCCGAAGATGTTCAACCTGCGCACCGACCCTTATGAGAGGGCAGACCAGACCTCGAACATCTATTACGACTGGCTCCTCGATCATGCCTTCCTGCTTGTGCCTGCACAGGGTGTTGTAGGCGATTTTCTGGCAACGTTCAAAGAGTTTCCTCCACGCCAGAAAGCAGCCAGTTTTACTGTAGACCAGGCAATGGAGAAGCTTTTGAAGGGAATCGGAAGCACATGA
- a CDS encoding arylsulfatase, producing the protein MIEYEPGTHFPGIIGRTLEESSPAWPRPTRAGDGAPNVIFFILDDVGYGQMSVFGGLCETPNLERLAKRGLRYTNMQTTALCSPTRGCALTGRNHHTLGLSAITELSMGYPAHNGYMGFEHGFLSEILLEQGYNTFAVGKWHLTPPEETTTAGPFHRWPLGRGFERYYGFLGGDTDQWHPDLTYDNHPVPVPKTPEEGYHLNIDLGDKAIEFIKDAQHNAPGKPFFLYYATGAGHAPHHVEKEWIDKYKGKFDMGWDKYREMVFKRQKGLGIVPPDALLSKRDPDVPAWDSLSDTEKKVYARQMEVFAAFIEQTDYHFGRILDFLEEIEELDNTLVIVLSDNGASAEGGVHGTFNEMLFFNNVEETLEDNLKRIDKWGSPETFNHYSWGWTWAGDTPFRRWKRETYRGGISDACIVSWPEGIRARGENRSQYAHAIDLVPTVLEALDTEAPKTIRGVPQSPIQGVSFAHTFDDPDAPTKHITQYFEMFGHRSIYHDGWRAVCPFPGSSFAEPLREGWFFGMPLNTRVLKVLDSEGWELYDLAEDPAEMKNLAAEKPEKLQEMVQRWYTEAGKYGVLPLATAALERMNVPRPTIARPRTKYVYYGGGAPVQFSAAPRVYNRPWSITARVLIPEGGAEGVLLAHGNRHGGYSFYVKDGRLHHVHNYSGLEKFRISSPDPIPKGEVTLRYEFEKTGEPDFGEGKGSAGRSQLYVNGELVASKDLPYTVPNLFGIIGLSCGYDAADSVHPEEYRAPFTFTGRIRQVELDVSGELIKDDEADLKRMMTEQ; encoded by the coding sequence TTGATCGAATACGAGCCCGGAACACATTTTCCGGGTATTATCGGAAGGACACTTGAAGAATCCTCACCTGCCTGGCCCAGACCGACACGGGCCGGAGATGGTGCACCGAATGTGATATTTTTTATCCTGGATGACGTGGGCTACGGGCAGATGTCAGTTTTCGGGGGGCTCTGCGAAACACCCAACCTGGAACGGCTGGCGAAAAGGGGCCTGCGCTATACCAATATGCAGACCACGGCACTCTGCTCTCCTACCCGGGGCTGTGCGCTGACGGGCAGGAACCACCATACCCTGGGGCTCTCCGCCATCACCGAACTGTCCATGGGCTACCCCGCACACAACGGGTATATGGGCTTTGAGCACGGTTTTCTCTCGGAAATCCTGCTGGAACAGGGTTACAACACCTTTGCCGTGGGCAAATGGCACCTGACCCCGCCGGAAGAGACGACCACGGCAGGTCCGTTCCACCGCTGGCCCCTGGGGAGAGGTTTTGAGCGTTACTACGGTTTTTTGGGAGGAGATACCGACCAGTGGCATCCCGACCTGACCTATGACAACCACCCGGTGCCGGTCCCCAAAACTCCCGAAGAGGGCTACCACCTGAACATCGACCTTGGGGACAAAGCTATCGAATTTATCAAAGACGCCCAGCACAATGCCCCGGGAAAACCCTTCTTCTTATACTATGCCACCGGAGCAGGGCACGCCCCGCACCATGTCGAAAAAGAGTGGATAGATAAATACAAAGGCAAGTTCGATATGGGCTGGGACAAATACCGGGAGATGGTCTTCAAACGCCAGAAGGGGCTGGGAATTGTCCCCCCCGATGCGCTGCTCTCAAAGCGCGACCCCGACGTGCCTGCCTGGGACTCCCTTTCGGATACCGAAAAGAAAGTCTATGCCCGCCAGATGGAAGTCTTTGCAGCCTTCATTGAGCAGACCGATTACCATTTCGGCCGCATTCTTGACTTCCTTGAAGAGATCGAAGAACTGGACAATACCCTGGTCATCGTGCTCTCGGATAACGGAGCCAGCGCCGAGGGAGGGGTGCACGGGACTTTCAACGAGATGCTCTTTTTCAACAACGTGGAAGAGACCCTGGAGGACAACCTGAAGCGCATCGATAAATGGGGCAGCCCCGAGACCTTCAACCACTATTCCTGGGGCTGGACCTGGGCTGGAGATACCCCATTCCGCCGCTGGAAGCGCGAGACCTACCGCGGGGGGATAAGCGACGCCTGCATTGTCTCCTGGCCGGAGGGCATCCGTGCAAGGGGGGAAAACCGCAGCCAGTACGCCCATGCGATTGACCTCGTACCCACAGTGCTCGAAGCCCTGGATACGGAAGCTCCCAAAACCATCCGCGGGGTACCCCAGTCTCCCATACAGGGTGTCAGTTTCGCCCACACCTTTGACGACCCCGATGCCCCTACAAAGCACATTACCCAGTACTTCGAGATGTTCGGACACCGCTCCATATACCACGACGGCTGGAGGGCGGTCTGCCCCTTCCCGGGCTCAAGCTTTGCCGAGCCCCTGAGGGAGGGCTGGTTCTTCGGGATGCCCCTGAATACCAGGGTGTTAAAGGTGCTTGATTCCGAGGGCTGGGAACTCTATGATCTGGCAGAAGACCCGGCTGAGATGAAAAACCTGGCAGCAGAAAAGCCTGAGAAACTGCAGGAAATGGTCCAGCGCTGGTACACCGAGGCCGGCAAGTACGGGGTGCTCCCCCTGGCAACAGCAGCCCTGGAGCGCATGAACGTGCCAAGGCCGACCATTGCACGCCCGCGCACGAAATACGTCTATTATGGAGGCGGAGCCCCGGTCCAGTTCTCTGCTGCCCCAAGGGTCTACAACAGGCCCTGGAGCATCACAGCCCGCGTGCTCATCCCCGAAGGAGGAGCCGAGGGGGTCCTGCTCGCACACGGAAACCGCCATGGGGGATACAGTTTCTACGTCAAGGACGGACGCCTGCATCACGTCCACAACTACTCAGGGCTCGAAAAGTTCAGGATAAGCTCGCCCGACCCTATCCCGAAAGGGGAAGTCACCCTGCGCTATGAGTTTGAAAAGACCGGCGAACCCGATTTTGGGGAAGGGAAAGGGTCTGCGGGGCGGAGCCAGCTCTACGTCAACGGCGAGCTTGTAGCCAGCAAGGACCTGCCTTACACCGTACCCAACCTCTTTGGCATCATCGGGCTGAGCTGCGGTTACGACGCAGCCGACAGTGTCCACCCTGAAGAATACAGGGCACCATTCACTTTCACAGGCAGGATCAGGCAGGTTGAACTTGACGTATCGGGGGAACTGATCAAAGACGATGAAGCTGACCTGAAACGGATGATGACCGAGCAGTAA
- a CDS encoding NUDIX domain-containing protein → MSSAYDNRRGSVVVETDRGVLLVSSSGGYYRLPGGKPKKGEASIQTAIRELREETGLRAYYVNYLFKFHASKIFKIRAKGKPTPSNEIHHLAYYRPGKEMDVKVSYNTRKILNKHYGLEEAEDES, encoded by the coding sequence ATTTCCAGTGCATATGACAACCGGAGAGGTTCTGTAGTAGTTGAAACTGACAGGGGAGTCCTGCTTGTGAGCAGTTCGGGAGGTTACTACCGGCTGCCCGGAGGAAAACCGAAGAAAGGGGAAGCAAGCATCCAGACGGCAATCCGGGAGCTTCGGGAAGAGACCGGGCTTCGGGCATACTATGTGAATTATCTATTCAAGTTTCATGCTTCCAAGATCTTCAAGATCCGGGCGAAAGGAAAACCGACTCCGAGTAACGAGATACACCATCTTGCGTATTACAGGCCGGGAAAGGAAATGGACGTGAAAGTTTCCTACAATACACGCAAAATATTGAATAAGCATTATGGGTTGGAAGAAGCTGAGGACGAGAGCTAA
- a CDS encoding YqhA family protein has translation MKVVRFIAEMRYFVLIPVIGLAITAGILFIRGGIDLLDFLWEMLPGMGETDTNSFIIIELVEIVHLFLVGTVLFITSFGLYQLFIQPLPLPAWLEINDIEELEMNLVGLTAVVLAVNFLSVVLEQQDENLALYGIGYALPIAALAYFIKVRSKTTDSEKEKHRQEAK, from the coding sequence ATGAAAGTCGTGAGATTCATTGCCGAAATGAGATACTTCGTCCTGATTCCGGTTATAGGGCTTGCAATCACGGCTGGCATTTTGTTTATCAGGGGCGGCATCGACCTTCTTGACTTCCTCTGGGAAATGCTTCCCGGAATGGGGGAGACGGACACAAACAGTTTCATTATTATCGAACTTGTGGAAATAGTCCATCTGTTCCTGGTCGGGACGGTGCTTTTCATAACCTCATTCGGCCTCTACCAGCTGTTTATCCAACCGCTTCCCTTACCGGCCTGGCTGGAGATAAACGACATCGAAGAACTGGAGATGAACCTGGTGGGGCTCACTGCAGTCGTGCTTGCAGTCAACTTCCTGAGCGTGGTCCTTGAACAGCAGGATGAAAACCTTGCTTTATACGGGATAGGCTACGCCCTGCCCATTGCAGCCCTGGCTTACTTCATAAAGGTTCGCTCGAAGACAACGGACAGCGAGAAAGAAAAACACCGACAAGAAGCGAAATGA
- a CDS encoding CPBP family intramembrane glutamic endopeptidase has translation MNSSGKPWPTSLVIFAIWVIIVFGGELLQVGGKPTQLDELAKNQIIFGVLAAAVFLIGVISYLKWWPQVAGKGPENLRDLRLLWLPALVLFLLLLILLFTGLPPTQVLMLVIINTLLVGISEELMYRGILFHGASSSFGIWRTVWITAVLFGLVHALNGFITGNFTAAAGQAFFAGMFGVWTVALRVRLDTIIPVIIIHWLWDCLLFLTGFLGGMLVFPFALVLFIYGLWLLRDYWHGKGGLQEEEKLSE, from the coding sequence ATGAATTCATCAGGAAAACCGTGGCCTACTTCACTGGTAATATTTGCAATCTGGGTTATCATCGTATTTGGTGGAGAACTGCTGCAGGTCGGGGGAAAGCCCACGCAGCTTGATGAACTGGCAAAAAACCAGATAATCTTCGGGGTGCTGGCTGCAGCTGTCTTTTTGATTGGGGTTATTAGCTATTTGAAATGGTGGCCCCAGGTAGCAGGGAAAGGCCCGGAAAATTTACGGGATTTGCGCTTGCTCTGGCTTCCGGCCCTTGTGCTTTTTCTCCTGCTGCTGATTTTATTGTTTACAGGCCTTCCTCCAACTCAGGTGCTTATGCTCGTGATCATCAATACCCTGCTTGTCGGCATCAGCGAGGAATTGATGTACCGGGGAATATTGTTCCATGGGGCTTCGTCGTCATTCGGGATCTGGCGTACAGTGTGGATTACGGCAGTCCTTTTCGGGCTGGTCCATGCGTTAAATGGCTTTATAACCGGAAATTTCACAGCCGCGGCAGGCCAGGCTTTTTTCGCAGGCATGTTCGGGGTCTGGACAGTGGCTTTGCGGGTTCGCCTTGACACGATCATCCCGGTAATCATAATTCACTGGCTGTGGGACTGCCTGCTCTTTCTCACAGGTTTCCTCGGAGGAATGCTGGTCTTTCCCTTTGCCCTGGTACTGTTCATTTACGGCCTCTGGTTATTACGGGATTATTGGCACGGCAAAGGCGGTTTGCAGGAGGAGGAGAAATTAAGCGAATAA